Proteins encoded within one genomic window of bacterium:
- a CDS encoding tetratricopeptide repeat protein: MESAANSIDEELKKIKDFVNSDILTVKGLFLNSYRLIKTQGMTLIEFQIVLQCINLVLFVIGRSLQLKWLFFLYTIPNIFIGAILFLMPIIALAQIYEHGDFNIKDTLLFSYKKSLKYIVTFLLPVILLGLIFGIAAMILGLPIGLLGLPVGFAFLIIVLLAIAVFLWLIVPLFLLPYLLVCSDYYGLKAIRIANRITSRYGSYLFYYYMIISFLIIVVGIPSAVLLSKNYFTGYILSIPVSIIGLYGWAYGLLIYKHIVNKVSEQNLALLAGNVLQGRLFELDKTEPKDSLFYDTRGYLFLEFKEYDNAIAEFNHALALDENSKDSYIGLALSHFILGQKDKAKEYYRKAIILDPRYKSKIKINELKNEGFSYTKKHLNIMHLILADIHIEIKDKTIQIHCPFCGKQTQSSNNKCPHCNKDINIKNKDSKYTCNVCGEFANEDAQYCWYCGERFEDA; the protein is encoded by the coding sequence ATGGAAAGCGCAGCAAATTCGATTGATGAAGAGCTGAAAAAAATTAAAGATTTCGTAAATAGCGATATATTAACTGTAAAAGGATTATTTTTAAATTCATACAGACTCATTAAAACTCAAGGGATGACTTTAATCGAGTTTCAAATCGTACTGCAGTGTATTAATTTGGTGTTATTCGTCATTGGAAGATCTTTGCAGCTGAAATGGTTGTTCTTTTTATATACTATACCCAATATTTTTATTGGCGCAATTTTATTTCTTATGCCAATAATTGCATTGGCGCAAATTTATGAACATGGCGACTTTAATATAAAAGATACGCTTCTATTTTCATACAAGAAAAGCTTGAAATATATCGTAACATTTTTGCTTCCAGTGATATTGTTGGGTTTGATATTTGGGATTGCAGCAATGATTTTAGGGTTGCCAATTGGACTGCTGGGGTTACCAGTCGGTTTTGCGTTTCTTATAATCGTGCTTCTTGCTATTGCTGTATTTCTCTGGTTGATTGTGCCTTTGTTTTTATTGCCTTATCTTTTAGTGTGCAGTGATTATTATGGTCTCAAGGCCATTAGAATTGCCAATAGAATAACCAGTCGATATGGATCATATTTATTTTATTATTATATGATTATTAGTTTTTTGATCATTGTAGTCGGTATACCTTCCGCTGTTTTGTTAAGTAAAAACTATTTTACAGGTTATATTCTTTCGATCCCGGTTTCCATAATTGGCCTTTATGGATGGGCTTATGGCTTGCTGATATATAAACACATTGTCAATAAAGTAAGCGAACAAAATCTTGCATTACTGGCTGGCAATGTACTGCAGGGTCGTCTATTTGAGCTTGACAAAACAGAGCCAAAAGATAGTCTGTTCTATGACACCCGCGGTTATCTATTTTTAGAATTTAAGGAATATGACAATGCCATCGCGGAATTTAATCATGCCTTAGCATTGGATGAAAACAGCAAAGATTCATATATCGGTTTAGCACTATCGCATTTTATCCTCGGTCAGAAAGATAAAGCCAAAGAGTATTATAGAAAAGCGATTATTCTAGATCCGAGGTATAAAAGCAAGATAAAAATAAACGAATTAAAGAACGAGGGATTTTCATATACAAAAAAACATCTAAATATAATGCACCTGATACTGGCTGATATACATATTGAGATAAAGGACAAAACCATACAAATACATTGTCCATTTTGTGGAAAACAGACACAGAGTAGCAATAATAAATGTCCCCATTGCAATAAAGATATTAATATTAAAAATAAGGATTCAAAATATACCTGTAATGTATGCGGAGAATTTGCAAATGAAGATGCTCAGTACTGCTGGTATTGCGGTGAAAGGTTTGAAGATGCGTAA
- a CDS encoding ATP-binding protein, translated as MNGIILLPRDILGPIKKWLDKPEIIVLLGARQVGKSSIMKLLMREMTDDECIYLDLEDTYNLQIVSGVDKFLEYLSTQKLHPKKRIKVFIDEFQYLPEPAKFLKLIHDHHQEIKLIISGSSSFEIRKKFTDALTGRKIVFTIYPLSFTEYLAFKKSPYRENKESIDLFRILRHFDLAKAQHLLTPKIQPVLEDFIIYGGYPLPSLTNETEARILRLKEIHNTYVQKDIKDLAKLENIPQFNRLIMFLSVQNGSLLNLNEVGKETGIKRRHLEKYLFLLEKTFVINTLRPYYRNRQKEITKMPKLYFGDTGLRNININDTRSLDKREDAGCLAETFFYSEFLKKRMSLTDINFWRDKQQHEVDFVLVENRVPMPVEIKFQRFTKPDVPPSLKNFMEKFKPKRAVVITRDYLDRIKIKTEIYFIPLWMI; from the coding sequence ATGAATGGCATAATCCTTCTACCCAGAGATATTCTCGGACCGATAAAGAAGTGGCTCGATAAACCCGAGATCATCGTGCTGCTCGGCGCCCGGCAGGTGGGTAAATCGAGCATCATGAAACTGCTGATGCGGGAAATGACCGACGACGAATGCATATACTTAGACCTTGAAGATACCTATAACCTGCAGATAGTGAGCGGCGTTGATAAATTCCTGGAGTATCTCAGCACGCAAAAACTGCATCCGAAGAAAAGAATCAAGGTTTTTATCGACGAGTTTCAATATCTGCCCGAGCCGGCTAAATTTCTGAAACTGATCCACGATCACCATCAGGAGATCAAATTGATAATTTCGGGTTCATCTTCTTTTGAAATTAGAAAGAAATTCACCGATGCCCTTACGGGCAGGAAGATTGTTTTCACGATCTATCCGTTAAGTTTTACCGAATATCTGGCATTCAAAAAAAGTCCATACCGGGAGAATAAAGAAAGTATCGATCTATTTAGGATATTGCGGCATTTTGATTTAGCCAAAGCCCAGCATCTCCTGACCCCTAAAATTCAGCCGGTTCTTGAGGATTTCATCATCTACGGCGGCTATCCTTTGCCTTCACTGACCAATGAAACCGAAGCCCGAATCCTGAGATTGAAAGAGATCCATAACACGTACGTGCAGAAAGACATCAAAGACCTGGCAAAACTGGAAAATATCCCTCAATTCAACCGTCTGATTATGTTTCTATCGGTGCAAAACGGCAGTCTGTTGAACCTTAACGAGGTCGGCAAAGAGACCGGCATTAAAAGACGTCATCTGGAGAAGTACTTATTCTTATTAGAAAAAACGTTTGTGATCAACACGTTGAGACCGTATTACCGCAACCGGCAGAAAGAAATTACAAAAATGCCCAAACTGTATTTCGGCGATACCGGCCTGCGGAACATAAACATAAATGACACGCGCTCTTTGGATAAAAGGGAAGACGCAGGATGTTTGGCCGAGACTTTTTTTTACAGCGAGTTTTTGAAGAAGAGAATGTCATTGACTGATATTAATTTCTGGAGGGATAAACAACAGCACGAAGTGGATTTTGTCCTGGTCGAAAATCGCGTGCCAATGCCGGTGGAAATAAAATTTCAACGATTTACCAAGCCTGACGTGCCGCCCTCTTTAAAAAATTTCATGGAAAAATTCAAACCTAAGAGGGCAGTGGTGATTACAAGGGATTACCTTGATAGAATTAAAATAAAAACTGAAATATATTTCATTCCGTTATGGATGATATGA
- a CDS encoding tetratricopeptide repeat protein, which yields MRNITGKTCYLIIALSLLFFVGCKEKGSNELTKGIFLQTDSKYMEAITCFDEAIEANPSLLPAYSNMMECWFQLEKGDSIVKAYEKIYNNNKDNPVNSFAYGCALKLSGELDSSLVYLNQALNHGLKESRIYCEIGNIFDIRNDTSKAREFYEKSGEGDAVIGLASYESDEKKKVEYYVKSIDKLINKASGYYTLGLFYSKKGKNKEAMEWFKKVSDWGFKKNIKCWQNMHLAAPLVYLADEFTAQVLIDVAIEKYKEALQLKDDWAYAHSKLAWAYYKKADYDNAIKECERAKQLSTNHALALNTLAAIYTNKNESALAETYYQKLMKIDPCGFDYNNLAILYTNRKEYDKALAVVDKGSRIRPRDYHYPYLKGNICFVQKKYDEAINDYRQALSPKSNDNFFNCDLYQVYTKAFVMRDLLKSKYLPRATKDTCLLYAKKAIAADPENIRAQVLYNTILNFKTKEDIPIKRKAKLIRK from the coding sequence ATGCGTAACATAACCGGCAAGACATGCTATTTGATTATTGCATTATCGCTTTTATTTTTCGTTGGCTGCAAAGAGAAGGGTTCCAATGAATTGACCAAAGGAATATTTCTCCAAACCGACAGTAAATACATGGAAGCGATCACCTGTTTCGACGAAGCCATCGAAGCAAATCCCTCATTGCTGCCCGCTTACAGTAATATGATGGAATGCTGGTTCCAGCTGGAAAAAGGCGATTCCATTGTTAAGGCTTATGAGAAGATCTACAATAACAATAAAGACAATCCGGTCAATTCGTTCGCTTACGGGTGCGCGTTGAAATTGTCCGGGGAGCTGGATTCGTCATTGGTTTATTTAAATCAAGCATTAAATCATGGCTTAAAAGAATCACGGATTTATTGTGAAATTGGAAATATTTTTGATATTAGAAATGATACATCAAAAGCAAGAGAATTTTATGAGAAATCCGGTGAGGGTGACGCTGTCATCGGACTTGCTTCCTACGAATCCGACGAGAAGAAAAAAGTTGAATACTATGTTAAGTCGATAGACAAACTTATTAATAAAGCCAGCGGGTATTATACCCTGGGTTTGTTTTATTCAAAAAAAGGAAAGAATAAAGAAGCAATGGAGTGGTTTAAAAAAGTTAGTGATTGGGGATTCAAGAAAAACATCAAATGCTGGCAGAATATGCATCTTGCCGCTCCATTAGTATATTTAGCGGATGAATTTACCGCTCAAGTTCTGATTGATGTAGCGATCGAAAAATACAAGGAAGCATTGCAGTTGAAAGATGACTGGGCTTATGCTCACAGTAAATTGGCCTGGGCATATTATAAAAAAGCCGATTATGATAATGCCATTAAGGAATGCGAGCGAGCAAAGCAGTTAAGCACTAACCATGCGCTTGCATTAAATACTCTGGCGGCTATTTACACAAACAAGAATGAATCTGCTTTGGCTGAGACGTATTATCAAAAACTCATGAAAATCGATCCCTGTGGGTTTGATTATAACAATCTGGCAATATTGTATACCAATAGAAAGGAATATGATAAAGCACTTGCGGTAGTTGATAAAGGATCAAGGATACGTCCCCGAGATTATCATTATCCTTATTTGAAAGGCAATATATGTTTTGTACAAAAAAAATATGATGAAGCGATAAATGACTACCGTCAAGCATTGTCACCTAAATCTAACGATAACTTCTTCAACTGCGATCTATATCAGGTGTATACAAAAGCATTTGTAATGCGAGACCTGCTAAAGAGCAAATATCTACCAAGAGCCACAAAGGACACTTGCTTATTATATGCTAAAAAAGCCATCGCCGCTGACCCGGAAAATATAAGGGCACAGGTATTATATAATACAATTTTAAATTTTAAAACTAAAGAAGATATACCAATAAAAAGGAAGGCTAAATTAATAAGAAAATAG
- a CDS encoding sigma-54 dependent transcriptional regulator, with translation MSDVLIVEDKQSFGETLKLSLDDARITALHVKTGREALQVFKKERFDVCLLDLRLPDIDGIDLLREMKKIDTENDTKYVMMTAFGSIERAVEAMKLGACDFLTKPFDVEQLITLLNKLLEEQRCRHENILLKDAMSRVLGMPEIVGRSAAIRKSLELLKKVAGTDTTVLILGDSGTGKELFARACHELSPRKQEPFVAINCAAIPRELIENELFGSEKGAFTGAVARKMGKFELAHRGTIFLDEIGDLDLDLQAKILRVLQEKTFERLGGTVSIKSDVRIIAASNQNLTGLVKEKRFREDLYYRLSVFPITLPPLRERIDDIPALVDAVLKKIDVRPSGKKLTTKALEKLARYDWPGNIRELENTIERANILAGTSPAIGPEHILLPESKTGLSGSDVTDYLKQDKGLKNAGAFGREMAEAQLIKKTLEQTSGNKSEAARRLGVSYKTLLGRITRFKQKNLL, from the coding sequence ATGTCCGACGTCTTGATCGTAGAGGACAAGCAGAGTTTCGGAGAGACTTTAAAGCTAAGCCTGGACGACGCGCGGATCACGGCTTTGCACGTGAAAACCGGCCGCGAAGCCCTGCAGGTTTTTAAAAAAGAACGGTTCGATGTCTGCCTGCTGGACCTGCGATTGCCCGACATCGACGGCATCGACTTACTGCGCGAGATGAAAAAGATCGATACGGAAAACGACACGAAATACGTCATGATGACCGCGTTCGGTTCGATCGAGCGCGCCGTGGAGGCGATGAAGCTCGGCGCCTGCGATTTCCTGACTAAACCTTTCGACGTGGAACAGCTGATCACCCTGCTGAACAAGCTGCTGGAGGAACAGCGGTGCCGCCACGAAAATATCCTTTTGAAGGACGCAATGAGCCGCGTACTGGGCATGCCTGAGATCGTCGGCCGGAGCGCGGCGATCAGAAAATCGCTGGAGCTTTTAAAGAAGGTGGCGGGGACCGATACCACGGTCTTGATTCTGGGTGATTCGGGCACGGGCAAGGAATTGTTCGCCCGAGCGTGCCACGAGCTCTCGCCGCGGAAACAGGAACCGTTCGTAGCCATCAACTGCGCGGCGATACCGCGCGAGCTCATCGAGAACGAGCTTTTCGGTTCGGAAAAGGGCGCGTTTACCGGCGCCGTTGCCAGAAAAATGGGGAAGTTCGAGCTGGCGCACCGGGGCACGATCTTTTTGGACGAGATCGGCGACCTGGACCTGGATCTGCAGGCGAAGATCCTGAGGGTCCTGCAGGAAAAGACCTTTGAACGCCTGGGCGGGACCGTTTCGATCAAGTCCGACGTGAGGATCATCGCCGCGAGCAACCAAAACTTGACCGGGCTCGTCAAAGAGAAAAGATTTCGCGAAGACCTGTACTACCGCCTGAGCGTGTTTCCGATCACACTGCCGCCGCTGCGCGAGCGGATAGACGACATCCCGGCGCTCGTGGACGCGGTCTTAAAAAAGATCGATGTCAGGCCGTCCGGGAAAAAACTGACGACTAAAGCCCTGGAAAAACTGGCAAGATACGACTGGCCCGGCAATATCCGCGAGCTGGAGAACACGATCGAGCGGGCCAATATCCTGGCCGGTACGAGTCCGGCGATCGGGCCCGAACACATACTTTTACCCGAATCAAAGACCGGCTTGTCCGGGAGTGACGTGACTGATTACCTCAAGCAGGATAAGGGATTGAAGAACGCCGGCGCTTTTGGACGGGAAATGGCCGAAGCCCAGCTGATCAAGAAAACGCTCGAGCAGACCAGCGGCAACAAGTCGGAAGCTGCCCGCCGGCTTGGCGTATCGTATAAAACGCTACTTGGCAGGATCACAAGATTTAAACAAAAGAATTTACTTTAA
- a CDS encoding HAMP domain-containing methyl-accepting chemotaxis protein, translated as MDLIKEQRLKGMDYSLKGAISTIAFCVVIEVVFILGNIFKFLAVSWQPPLIAGIVLVFGVIIYFLCRKNVISWVMPYLVTTTTTLALTIALGFVNPVIRIPFFLIYFYIVFHPAVLLGISQGLYAVILVDVSYCVMIFATRGLYPDMNIGLELVKLLFFTFITLMLIMDFDKNLKRIQNIRRLIGLAEQGDYSVVVKDTERDEIAFLGGSVNKLVESQTGLIRLIIETTKTLSDMSEQMARTANEMSTSITNIVQTTQGMTQGTTEQYSELDRTIQVGKSLSEISFEVVNNVKKIEESSLNVSKRASSALSQSDVVVQNIELIGNRYSSLITLMNKLQNISSTISKIVETINAISEKINILSLNASIEAARAGEYGRGFSIVADEVKKLADNTQASASEINSIINEMTESIRIVMKSGEEVNRAIASGSVEIKSTTDSLRNISNQVLELNTAIKNIKEIISREEKEITNIIGQVERSHTISKDNSAAAEEVLTSLEEQSAATQQFSATSEELVAVSNKLKDTVKSINLGDRGKTD; from the coding sequence ATGGATCTGATAAAAGAACAGCGACTTAAGGGAATGGACTATTCATTGAAAGGCGCGATATCCACGATCGCCTTTTGCGTTGTGATCGAGGTCGTTTTTATACTGGGAAATATTTTTAAATTTCTCGCGGTTTCCTGGCAACCGCCGCTGATCGCGGGGATCGTGCTTGTATTCGGGGTCATCATTTACTTTTTGTGCCGGAAGAACGTCATCTCATGGGTGATGCCCTACTTGGTAACGACGACCACGACCCTGGCTCTGACCATTGCCCTGGGTTTTGTCAACCCGGTGATCCGGATCCCGTTCTTTCTGATCTATTTTTATATTGTTTTTCATCCAGCGGTCCTGCTGGGGATAAGTCAAGGGCTCTACGCGGTCATCCTGGTCGATGTTTCCTACTGCGTTATGATCTTCGCGACCCGGGGGTTGTACCCGGATATGAACATCGGACTGGAGCTTGTTAAACTGCTGTTCTTCACGTTCATCACGCTGATGCTGATCATGGATTTTGACAAGAATTTAAAAAGAATCCAGAATATCCGGCGCCTGATAGGCCTGGCCGAACAGGGTGACTATAGCGTGGTCGTCAAGGACACGGAAAGGGATGAGATCGCATTCCTTGGCGGCAGCGTCAACAAGCTGGTCGAATCTCAGACCGGTCTGATACGGCTGATAATCGAGACCACCAAGACCTTGTCCGACATGAGCGAGCAGATGGCAAGAACCGCCAACGAGATGTCGACGTCGATCACGAACATCGTCCAGACCACGCAAGGCATGACCCAGGGGACGACTGAGCAGTACAGCGAACTCGACCGCACGATCCAGGTTGGCAAGTCCCTGAGCGAGATCAGCTTTGAGGTCGTGAACAACGTGAAGAAGATCGAGGAATCGTCGCTCAACGTCTCCAAGCGTGCCTCGAGCGCGTTGAGCCAGAGCGACGTGGTCGTTCAGAATATCGAATTGATCGGCAACCGCTACTCGTCGCTGATCACCCTGATGAACAAACTGCAGAATATCTCTTCGACCATCAGCAAGATCGTGGAGACGATCAACGCCATTTCCGAGAAGATCAACATCCTGTCGCTCAATGCCTCGATCGAGGCCGCGCGCGCCGGCGAGTACGGACGCGGATTCTCCATCGTGGCCGACGAGGTCAAGAAACTGGCGGACAACACGCAGGCCTCGGCGAGCGAGATCAACTCGATAATCAACGAGATGACCGAATCGATAAGGATCGTCATGAAGAGCGGGGAAGAGGTCAACCGCGCCATTGCCAGCGGCAGTGTCGAGATCAAATCAACCACCGACTCCTTGCGCAACATCTCCAACCAGGTTCTGGAACTTAACACGGCGATCAAGAACATCAAGGAGATAATCTCGCGCGAGGAGAAAGAGATCACCAATATCATCGGGCAGGTCGAGCGGTCGCACACGATCTCCAAGGACAACTCGGCCGCGGCCGAGGAAGTGCTGACATCGCTCGAGGAACAGTCGGCCGCGACCCAGCAGTTCTCGGCGACAAGCGAGGAACTGGTGGCGGTCTCCAATAAACTCAAAGACACGGTCAAATCCATCAACCTGGGCGACCGCGGCAAGACCGATTGA
- the thiC gene encoding phosphomethylpyrimidine synthase ThiC, giving the protein MISKTEMARIAKAEFVSVQHIKKGLANGTIIILKNRKRRIEPVAIGQGLITKVNANIGTSPDLAKPSYELKKLKACVAAGADTVMDLSTGGNTRQIRKEILKDSPIPVGTVPIYEVALHMRKRNKPFTQASVDEIFDVIEEHLDDGVDFVTVHCGVTRRSVQGMNRRKRLCGVVSRGGSMTIEWMGYNRRENPLFEHYDRLLALAKKYSAALSLGDGLRPGTIIDATDEYQVKELVVIGELVKRARAAGVAAMVEGPGHVPIHEIEANIMLEKTVCDGAPFYVLGPLVTDIGAGYDHIVAAIGGAMAAYYGADFLCYVTPAEHLGLPNVEEVREGVMAMRLAAHAADIGKGVGNARQQDLELSKARYNLDWRKMLKLLIDPVRARKIFKRRRSRTAFTCTMCGEFCAMKKTREVFEKN; this is encoded by the coding sequence ATGATAAGCAAAACGGAAATGGCCCGGATCGCAAAGGCCGAATTCGTGTCGGTCCAGCACATTAAAAAAGGTCTGGCAAACGGCACCATCATTATTTTAAAAAATAGGAAACGCCGGATCGAGCCCGTCGCGATCGGCCAGGGACTTATCACCAAGGTCAATGCCAATATCGGCACATCACCGGATCTGGCCAAACCGTCCTATGAACTCAAAAAACTAAAAGCATGCGTGGCGGCCGGCGCGGACACGGTCATGGATCTTTCAACCGGCGGCAACACGCGCCAGATCAGAAAAGAGATCCTGAAGGATTCGCCGATACCGGTCGGGACCGTGCCTATCTATGAGGTCGCGCTTCACATGCGCAAAAGAAATAAACCGTTCACGCAGGCTTCGGTCGATGAAATATTCGACGTCATCGAGGAGCATCTCGATGACGGAGTGGATTTTGTCACAGTGCACTGCGGGGTCACGCGCCGCAGCGTCCAGGGCATGAACAGGCGCAAGCGCTTGTGCGGGGTCGTGAGCCGTGGCGGTTCCATGACAATCGAATGGATGGGATACAACCGCAGGGAAAACCCGCTTTTTGAGCATTATGACCGCCTGCTCGCATTGGCGAAAAAATACTCGGCCGCCCTGAGCCTGGGTGACGGGCTGCGTCCCGGCACGATCATTGACGCCACGGACGAATATCAGGTGAAGGAGCTGGTGGTGATCGGCGAACTGGTAAAGCGCGCGCGCGCCGCGGGCGTCGCCGCGATGGTCGAAGGGCCCGGGCATGTGCCCATCCATGAGATCGAGGCGAACATCATGCTGGAAAAGACCGTGTGCGACGGCGCGCCGTTCTACGTCCTTGGTCCGCTGGTGACCGATATCGGCGCCGGCTACGACCATATCGTAGCCGCGATCGGCGGCGCGATGGCGGCATATTATGGCGCGGATTTCTTGTGCTACGTGACACCGGCCGAGCACCTTGGTTTACCCAATGTCGAAGAAGTGAGGGAGGGCGTCATGGCGATGCGTCTTGCCGCCCATGCCGCGGATATCGGTAAGGGCGTGGGCAACGCACGTCAGCAGGACCTTGAGCTTTCTAAAGCCCGTTATAACCTGGATTGGCGAAAGATGCTCAAACTGTTGATCGATCCGGTTCGGGCGCGGAAAATTTTCAAACGCCGGCGTTCCAGAACTGCTTTCACGTGCACCATGTGTGGCGAGTTCTGCGCCATGAAAAAAACCAGAGAAGTATTTGAGAAAAATTAG
- a CDS encoding periplasmic heavy metal sensor, translating into MRQLIFCMVVMSLTAIAGFAQEPPPPPDMPPPPGVERGMGVEKELMRMCETLDLTAEQKESMEAAQVEAQKAIIPIKAEIELKQIDFRTEMKKDNPDRAKVMKIAKEINDLEWKIKQTDIDKKLGIHSILTPEQREKMKNSHRKMIINREKFEMKYD; encoded by the coding sequence ATGAGGCAACTGATTTTCTGCATGGTGGTCATGAGCTTGACGGCAATCGCGGGTTTCGCACAGGAACCGCCGCCGCCGCCGGACATGCCGCCACCGCCTGGAGTGGAGAGAGGGATGGGTGTTGAAAAAGAGCTCATGCGCATGTGTGAAACGCTTGATCTGACCGCGGAACAAAAAGAAAGCATGGAAGCTGCTCAGGTCGAGGCGCAAAAGGCCATAATCCCGATCAAGGCCGAGATCGAATTAAAGCAGATCGACTTTCGGACCGAGATGAAAAAGGACAATCCTGATCGCGCGAAGGTCATGAAGATCGCCAAGGAAATAAACGATCTTGAATGGAAGATAAAGCAGACTGATATCGATAAAAAACTCGGGATCCATTCCATATTAACGCCGGAACAAAGGGAGAAGATGAAAAACTCCCATCGCAAGATGATCATTAATAGAGAAAAATTCGAAATGAAGTACGATTAA
- a CDS encoding peptidylprolyl isomerase — translation MKYIVLAGLLLLACGGTRTEKVETPVDITPKTPYMYIQVKDYGTLVVKMNPADAPKNVENIISLTKKGFYDGLIFHRVIKDFMIQGGCPLGNGSGDPGYSVDDEFTPNMNHLKGTMSMANAGANTNGSQFFICLAAQPHLNNKHTVIGQVVEGMDIVEKIGSIKTGAMDRPLTNVVMEKVWIEEK, via the coding sequence ATGAAATATATTGTCCTTGCTGGATTGCTGCTCCTGGCATGCGGGGGCACCAGGACTGAGAAAGTGGAGACGCCCGTGGATATTACGCCGAAAACACCGTACATGTATATCCAGGTAAAAGACTACGGAACGCTCGTAGTTAAGATGAATCCAGCCGACGCGCCGAAAAACGTAGAAAATATCATAAGTCTTACCAAAAAGGGTTTTTATGACGGGCTGATATTCCACCGCGTCATTAAGGATTTTATGATCCAGGGCGGCTGTCCTCTTGGTAATGGAAGCGGTGACCCCGGTTACAGCGTGGATGATGAGTTCACGCCGAACATGAATCATTTAAAAGGCACGATGTCAATGGCGAATGCCGGTGCCAATACCAATGGTTCCCAGTTCTTTATCTGCCTGGCAGCTCAGCCTCATCTTAATAACAAACACACGGTTATCGGCCAGGTCGTGGAAGGTATGGACATCGTGGAAAAAATTGGCAGTATCAAGACTGGCGCAATGGACCGGCCCCTTACCAACGTCGTGATGGAAAAAGTCTGGATCGAAGAGAAATAA